In Thermodesulfobacteriota bacterium, the following proteins share a genomic window:
- a CDS encoding response regulator, whose translation MAEAARKRILFVDDEMAILEATMMLLEERYEVTGATRGDVALTLFQEGDFDLVVSDIIMPGLDGLQLFAAVRKIRPQQPFVFVSVSELFFQDPQVESILHQQADGFLGKPFRFEDLLALVDRVLSRPEPAPPA comes from the coding sequence ATGGCGGAGGCGGCCCGGAAGCGAATCCTCTTTGTGGACGACGAGATGGCCATCCTGGAGGCGACCATGATGCTCCTGGAGGAGCGCTACGAGGTCACCGGCGCCACCCGCGGCGACGTCGCCCTCACGCTCTTCCAGGAGGGGGACTTTGATCTGGTGGTCTCCGACATCATCATGCCTGGCCTGGATGGCCTGCAGCTCTTTGCCGCTGTCCGCAAGATCCGGCCCCAGCAGCCGTTCGTCTTTGTGTCTGTCTCCGAGCTCTTCTTCCAGGATCCCCAGGTGGAGTCGATCCTCCACCAGCAGGCGGACGGCTTTCTCGGCAAGCCCTTCCGGTTCGAGGACCTGCTCGCCCTGGTGGATCGGGTGCTCTCCCGGCCAGAGCCTGCGCCGCCGGCCTGA
- a CDS encoding choice-of-anchor D domain-containing protein, whose translation MMRAVAIFLALLGLLAGQPAGAALRWEAIGPEGGDQFAIGISPHDPSLLFVTGHHGVFRSRDGGESWQAVHHHAMADGSFLGLAFSPADPGVVLVANDSTGVWRSTDQGETWEARNSGLPLSPGSLSRVGPVVALARAGDGSLYAGLAARSMEDPLPAWVFRSSDDGLTWQPDGTGIEAPAGDLSQWPAVLFNVDAQGRVWAMLHGSGVFVRQEDVWVNRNGDLPPQATRATFLAGDPTDADRLFLGTEDDWVYGSADGGATWSRLALPAELAEATPLPLVYTLAIDPNNAQLLWVVANDSAGSLEQPLFRPGSSQHTGGGSYLSADGGQTWLATPAGAFRVAVDATATRTDSFSGLLSTPMTRSSRWYKTAGGRVNVLRSLDGLRSFQAITNGIYGLLVNGVTVLPAAAGAPRLVAVAESGLYGGDGSELGWQWASSAGTPVYTWSLIGDPADSGKLLFATGNPAWATPEVRGVWRLDRDCFGGPCSERAQILSGVGVWRLIPVPDQPERLYAATQEQGILASADGGQTWDPFNEGLGEAASISDLELDGTGQPLFAGSRRSHGDPQADQPENWRATPDETGAVWRFDAEAGVWQPCEGIGAAVLDLEWLPGTGVLYAATAAGLYRSPDQGATWEPLLAGVVVFDLLLDPARPDYLHVATRAGVLRSTDRGSHWHPLADGLTTDTVYGLALDPDTGILYAASGGNSVFRLVPDPAPVPEASFAPAWLDFGERPVGLPAAASVEIQNSGEADLVIQGIEVSQTAFAAGELALPATITPGNRLAIPVQFLPPAEGPWEGELRLATNIVQEEPVTYRLTGSGRPAVAPDLTLTANGLAPELTVARGMTVSLAMTIAANDYLGREMELWLRWQAPGNTYWMEPSQGWQIVAAGVPFLVGPLLSGSRGVGRPPLVAGTHVWTLFVDQEVNGTLDPGWQTEVTVVVTPDPPVTILYPAALDLGEVPVGRVVEAQLWIVNPAQVPLVIGDIRAGATSLSLPGLVLPITVNPKSGAPVTVRFQADVLGTMTSELTLLSPDSRVADAVCPVQALVREAIPPRPEVLANNQGGTVPVAARTRTKVTIGLAAADTAGETAEWWLRLLVVASGDTLWLTGDRGWVASPTPLPIGVFPMADLPRPLPVLNVKLPRGEYRLSLSLDPEADGVPGETWMDEVVVQVE comes from the coding sequence ATGATGCGTGCTGTGGCGATTTTTTTGGCTCTTCTGGGGCTCTTGGCCGGGCAGCCGGCGGGGGCGGCTCTGCGCTGGGAAGCCATCGGGCCGGAGGGCGGCGACCAGTTCGCCATCGGCATCTCCCCCCATGACCCCAGCCTCCTCTTCGTCACCGGTCACCATGGCGTGTTCCGGAGTCGGGATGGCGGCGAGAGCTGGCAGGCGGTGCACCACCATGCCATGGCCGACGGCAGCTTTCTGGGCCTGGCCTTCTCGCCCGCCGATCCCGGCGTGGTCCTGGTGGCCAACGACAGCACCGGCGTCTGGCGGAGCACCGATCAGGGGGAAACCTGGGAGGCCAGAAACAGCGGCCTGCCCCTGTCGCCGGGGAGTCTCAGCCGGGTCGGGCCGGTGGTGGCCCTGGCCCGGGCCGGGGATGGCAGTCTCTATGCCGGCCTGGCTGCCCGGAGCATGGAGGATCCCCTGCCGGCCTGGGTCTTTCGGAGCAGCGACGACGGGTTGACGTGGCAGCCGGACGGTACCGGCATCGAGGCCCCGGCCGGCGATCTGAGCCAGTGGCCGGCGGTGCTGTTCAATGTCGATGCTCAGGGCCGGGTCTGGGCCATGCTCCATGGCAGCGGCGTCTTTGTCCGCCAGGAAGATGTCTGGGTCAATCGCAACGGCGATCTGCCGCCCCAGGCCACCCGGGCCACCTTCCTGGCCGGGGATCCCACCGATGCCGACCGCCTGTTCCTGGGCACCGAGGATGACTGGGTCTACGGCTCGGCAGACGGCGGCGCCACCTGGAGTCGCCTGGCCCTGCCAGCCGAGCTGGCGGAGGCTACCCCCCTGCCTCTGGTCTACACCCTGGCCATCGACCCCAACAACGCCCAGCTTCTCTGGGTGGTGGCCAACGACAGCGCCGGCTCCCTGGAGCAGCCCCTGTTCCGGCCCGGCAGCAGCCAGCATACCGGCGGCGGCAGCTACCTGTCCGCCGATGGCGGCCAGACCTGGCTTGCCACCCCGGCCGGGGCCTTCCGGGTCGCTGTCGATGCCACCGCCACCCGGACCGACTCCTTCTCCGGGCTCCTGTCCACCCCCATGACCCGCTCCAGCCGCTGGTACAAGACCGCCGGCGGCCGGGTGAACGTCCTGCGCAGCCTGGACGGGCTGCGCTCCTTCCAGGCCATCACCAACGGGATTTACGGCCTGCTCGTCAACGGGGTGACCGTTCTGCCGGCCGCGGCCGGGGCGCCCCGGCTGGTCGCCGTGGCCGAGAGCGGCCTGTACGGCGGTGACGGCTCCGAGCTCGGCTGGCAGTGGGCCTCCAGTGCCGGCACCCCGGTCTACACCTGGTCCCTGATCGGCGACCCGGCGGACAGCGGCAAGCTTCTCTTTGCCACCGGCAACCCGGCCTGGGCCACCCCGGAGGTCCGGGGCGTCTGGCGCCTGGACCGGGACTGCTTCGGCGGCCCGTGCAGCGAGCGGGCCCAGATCCTGTCCGGCGTTGGGGTCTGGCGCCTGATCCCGGTTCCTGACCAGCCCGAGCGCCTCTATGCCGCCACCCAGGAGCAGGGCATCCTGGCGAGCGCTGATGGCGGGCAGACCTGGGATCCCTTCAACGAGGGCCTGGGGGAGGCTGCCAGCATCAGCGACCTGGAGCTGGATGGGACCGGGCAGCCGCTCTTTGCGGGCAGTCGCCGCAGCCACGGCGATCCCCAGGCCGATCAGCCCGAGAACTGGCGGGCCACCCCCGACGAGACGGGAGCGGTCTGGCGGTTCGACGCCGAGGCCGGTGTCTGGCAACCCTGCGAGGGGATCGGGGCGGCGGTGCTCGATCTGGAGTGGCTGCCGGGAACCGGCGTGCTCTACGCGGCCACCGCGGCCGGCCTCTACCGGTCACCGGATCAGGGCGCCACCTGGGAGCCTCTCCTGGCCGGCGTGGTGGTCTTCGATCTGCTCCTGGATCCGGCCCGGCCCGACTACCTGCATGTGGCCACCCGGGCCGGGGTGCTGCGCAGCACCGACCGCGGCAGCCACTGGCATCCCCTGGCCGATGGCCTGACCACGGATACGGTCTACGGGCTGGCCCTGGATCCGGACACCGGCATTTTGTACGCGGCCAGCGGCGGCAACAGTGTCTTCCGCCTGGTGCCCGACCCCGCCCCGGTGCCGGAGGCGAGCTTCGCGCCGGCGTGGCTGGACTTCGGCGAGAGGCCGGTGGGCCTGCCGGCGGCGGCCAGCGTCGAAATCCAGAACAGCGGCGAGGCGGATCTGGTGATCCAGGGGATCGAGGTCAGCCAGACGGCCTTTGCCGCAGGCGAGCTGGCCCTGCCGGCCACCATCACCCCCGGCAACCGGCTGGCCATCCCGGTCCAGTTCCTGCCCCCGGCCGAGGGTCCCTGGGAAGGGGAGCTGCGCCTGGCCACCAACATCGTCCAGGAGGAGCCGGTCACCTACCGGCTGACCGGCAGCGGCCGGCCAGCGGTGGCGCCGGACCTTACCCTCACCGCCAACGGCCTCGCCCCGGAGCTGACCGTGGCCAGGGGCATGACGGTCAGCCTGGCCATGACCATCGCCGCCAACGATTATCTGGGCCGGGAGATGGAGCTGTGGCTGCGCTGGCAGGCACCCGGCAACACCTACTGGATGGAGCCCAGCCAGGGCTGGCAGATCGTAGCCGCGGGGGTGCCGTTTCTGGTGGGACCGCTCCTTTCCGGCAGCCGGGGGGTGGGCCGACCGCCCCTGGTGGCTGGTACCCATGTCTGGACCCTCTTCGTAGACCAGGAGGTCAACGGCACCCTGGACCCGGGCTGGCAAACGGAGGTCACCGTGGTGGTCACCCCGGATCCGCCGGTGACCATCCTCTATCCGGCGGCCCTGGATCTCGGCGAGGTGCCGGTGGGCCGGGTCGTGGAGGCCCAGCTGTGGATCGTCAACCCGGCGCAGGTGCCGCTGGTCATCGGCGACATCCGGGCCGGGGCGACCAGCCTTTCCCTGCCAGGCCTGGTCCTGCCCATCACGGTCAACCCCAAGAGCGGCGCGCCGGTCACGGTGCGCTTCCAGGCGGACGTCCTGGGCACCATGACCAGCGAGCTGACCCTCCTGAGCCCGGACAGCCGGGTGGCGGACGCCGTCTGCCCGGTGCAGGCCCTGGTCCGGGAGGCGATCCCGCCCCGGCCCGAGGTCCTGGCCAACAACCAGGGCGGCACCGTGCCGGTGGCGGCCCGGACCCGGACCAAGGTGACCATCGGCCTGGCGGCGGCGGATACGGCCGGGGAGACCGCGGAATGGTGGCTGCGGCTGTTGGTGGTGGCGAGCGGCGATACGCTCTGGCTGACCGGGGACCGGGGCTGGGTGGCATCGCCGACCCCGTTGCCCATCGGCGTCTTCCCCATGGCCGATCTGCCCCGGCCCCTGCCGGTCCTGAACGTCAAGCTCCCCCGGGGCGAGTACCGCCTGTCTCTGAGCCTCGATCCGGAGGCGGACGGGGTGCCTGGGGAGACCTGGATGGACGAGGTGGTGGTGCAGGTGGAGTGA
- a CDS encoding toxin has translation MKPFRWSAEKNERLKEERGVSFESIVVAIESGGLLDILAQPNQSKYPRQRALVVSCDNYVYLVPFVEEGGYFFLKTVIPSRKATRDYLKQGEADAKD, from the coding sequence ATGAAACCATTTCGTTGGAGTGCCGAGAAGAACGAAAGGCTCAAAGAAGAACGGGGTGTCTCGTTTGAAAGCATCGTGGTCGCGATCGAGTCCGGTGGTCTGCTGGACATCCTGGCTCAGCCGAACCAATCGAAGTACCCCCGACAGCGCGCTCTCGTCGTCTCGTGCGACAACTACGTTTACCTGGTTCCGTTCGTCGAAGAGGGGGGATACTTCTTTCTCAAGACAGTTATCCCAAGCCGTAAGGCCACCCGGGACTATCTGAAACAAGGTGAAGCAGATGCCAAAGATTGA
- a CDS encoding virulence RhuM family protein, whose translation MANELAPSSPGEFLIYQTDDGRTRVQVRFEGETVWLSQKAMAELFQKDVRTINEHIHNIFEEGELTPDAVIRNFRITAADGKQYDTLHYNLDVIISVGYRVKSLRGTQFRIWATQRLREYIIKGFTLDDERLKKAGGGEHFEELLERIRDIRSSERVFWRKVLDIYALSEDYDPRAETSKLFFQTVQNKMHWAISGQTAAEIVHTRADAQKPQMGLTCYPGGTPRKSDVTVAKNYLSEDEVKALNLIVSAYLDFAELQAMSRKPMYMADWIAKLDDFIRMTDRHILTHAGKISHETARLKAEAEHEKFRAVQASLPQPVDQHFAEAIEEIKKIEGEVKKKSCRKKKGGGQWPR comes from the coding sequence ATGGCAAATGAACTGGCGCCGAGCAGCCCTGGCGAGTTCCTCATCTACCAGACCGATGACGGCCGAACCCGCGTTCAGGTCCGTTTTGAGGGAGAAACCGTCTGGCTGTCCCAGAAAGCCATGGCGGAATTGTTCCAGAAAGACGTCCGTACCATAAATGAGCATATCCATAATATCTTTGAGGAAGGCGAGCTAACGCCTGATGCAGTTATCCGGAATTTCCGGATAACTGCCGCCGATGGCAAACAGTACGACACCCTGCACTACAACCTCGATGTCATCATCTCCGTCGGCTACCGCGTCAAGTCCCTCCGCGGCACCCAGTTTCGCATCTGGGCCACGCAGCGGCTCCGCGAGTACATCATCAAGGGCTTCACCCTGGACGACGAACGTTTGAAAAAAGCCGGCGGCGGGGAACACTTCGAGGAGCTGCTCGAACGTATTCGCGACATCCGCTCCTCCGAGCGGGTTTTCTGGCGGAAGGTGCTCGACATCTACGCGCTCAGCGAGGATTACGACCCCAGAGCCGAAACATCGAAACTCTTCTTCCAGACCGTGCAGAACAAGATGCATTGGGCCATCTCGGGACAAACCGCCGCCGAAATCGTCCACACCCGCGCCGATGCCCAGAAGCCGCAGATGGGTCTGACCTGCTACCCGGGAGGAACACCCCGAAAGAGCGACGTGACTGTTGCCAAGAACTATCTGAGTGAGGACGAGGTCAAGGCCCTGAATCTGATTGTCTCGGCTTACCTTGACTTCGCCGAGTTGCAGGCCATGAGCCGCAAGCCGATGTACATGGCCGACTGGATAGCCAAGCTCGACGATTTCATCCGCATGACCGACCGGCACATTCTCACCCACGCGGGCAAGATTTCGCACGAGACGGCCAGGCTAAAGGCGGAAGCGGAGCATGAGAAGTTCCGCGCCGTTCAAGCTTCGCTGCCGCAACCCGTCGATCAACACTTCGCCGAGGCCATCGAAGAGATCAAGAAGATCGAAGGCGAGGTGAAAAAGAAGTCCTGCCGTAAAAAGAAAGGCGGTGGCCAATGGCCGCGATAA